Proteins from a single region of Schistocerca gregaria isolate iqSchGreg1 chromosome 3, iqSchGreg1.2, whole genome shotgun sequence:
- the LOC126355036 gene encoding transmembrane protein 11 homolog, mitochondrial: MVDEGDSRDLDPSQIAIIHEVYDSENAHETFELELERALEAGCSIIVIEPSRLGDETARWIAVGNCLRKTAVLSSICSIGAGFLWPDRPCAYAPLTAVSLLCTGLYAVSWQLDPCCQYQVERDRRRLPRRLPPSCTQASAVVLVRRPSMRFQLLHVGVSFVATAFWGWRLYRALK; the protein is encoded by the exons ATGGTGGATGAAGGGGATAGCAG AGATCTAGACCCTTCACAAATTGCCATCATCCATGAAGTGTACGACAGTGAAAATGCGCACGAAACATTTGAACTTGAACTGGAAAGAGCACTGGAAGCTGGATGCAGCATAATTGTCATTGAACCTTCAAGGCTAGGAGATGAAACAGCCCGTTGGATAGCTGTTGGGAACTGTTTACGGAAGACAGCTGTTTTGTCCAGTATATGTTCAATAGGGGCAG GTTTCTTATGGCCCGACCGGCCTTGTGCCTACGCACCACTGACAGCGGTGTCCCTACTTTGCActggtttgtatgctgtgtcatGGCAACTGGACCCGTGCTGTCAATATCAAGTAGAGCGGGACCGCCGGCGCCTGCCACGGCGCCTCCCTCCATCTTGCACGCAGGCTTCTGCAGTTGTACTGGTGCGCCGACCCAGCATGCGGTTTCAGCTGCTCCATGTTGGTGTGTCATTTGTGGCTACAGCTTTCTGGGGTTGGAGGCTTTACCGTGCTTTGAAGTGA